In Ostrea edulis chromosome 6, xbOstEdul1.1, whole genome shotgun sequence, a single window of DNA contains:
- the LOC125648042 gene encoding 40S ribosomal protein S11-like isoform X1, producing the protein MADQNERSFQKQPTVFLNNKKSMISAKGKKNARYFRNVGLGFKTPREAMLGTYIDKKCPFTGNVSIRGRILSGVVQKLKMQRTIVIRRDYLHYVKKYKRFEKRHKNMSVHLSPCFRDVESGDIVTVGECRPLSKTVRFNVLKVAKGGANNKKGFKKY; encoded by the exons AATGAGAGATCCTTTCAGAAGCAGCCAACGGTGTTTCTTAACAACAAGAAGAGTATGATCTCTGCCAAAGGGAAGAAAAATGCTCGATACTTCAGAAACGTTGGTCTAGGATTTAAAACTCCAAGAGAG GCGATGCTCGGAACTTACATTGATAAGAAATGCCCCTTCACAGGAAACGTCTCCATCCGTGGACGCATCTTGAGTGGAGTAGTACAAAAATTGAAGATGCAAAGGACAATTGTGATCCGACGGGActatctgcattatgtcaagaaATACAAGAGATTCGAAAAACGGCATAAGAACATGTCAGTACACCTTAGCCCATGTTTCAG ggATGTGGAATCTGGTGACATCGTGACTGTGGGAGAATGTCGTCCACTCAGCAAAACTGTCCGCTTCAACGTCCTGAAGGTGGCCAAGGGTGGTGCCAACAACAAGAAAGGATTTAAAAAGTACTAA
- the LOC125648042 gene encoding 40S ribosomal protein S11-like isoform X2, translating to MISAKGKKNARYFRNVGLGFKTPREAMLGTYIDKKCPFTGNVSIRGRILSGVVQKLKMQRTIVIRRDYLHYVKKYKRFEKRHKNMSVHLSPCFRDVESGDIVTVGECRPLSKTVRFNVLKVAKGGANNKKGFKKY from the exons ATGATCTCTGCCAAAGGGAAGAAAAATGCTCGATACTTCAGAAACGTTGGTCTAGGATTTAAAACTCCAAGAGAG GCGATGCTCGGAACTTACATTGATAAGAAATGCCCCTTCACAGGAAACGTCTCCATCCGTGGACGCATCTTGAGTGGAGTAGTACAAAAATTGAAGATGCAAAGGACAATTGTGATCCGACGGGActatctgcattatgtcaagaaATACAAGAGATTCGAAAAACGGCATAAGAACATGTCAGTACACCTTAGCCCATGTTTCAG ggATGTGGAATCTGGTGACATCGTGACTGTGGGAGAATGTCGTCCACTCAGCAAAACTGTCCGCTTCAACGTCCTGAAGGTGGCCAAGGGTGGTGCCAACAACAAGAAAGGATTTAAAAAGTACTAA